The following nucleotide sequence is from Pseudomonas putida S13.1.2.
ACGAAACCAGCAGCCAGGCTGACGTTGAATCCCTGTGGCAGCTGTTCGGTGACGACAAGGCCCAGCCTGACTTCGCCGCCCTGGCCGCCAGCACCGGTTCGCTGCTGCCTGCCGCCCTGCTGCGCCAGTCGGCCATCCTCGAACACCCGGTATTCAACCGTTACCACAGCGAAACCGAGCTGATGCGCTACCTGCGCCGCCTGGCGGATAAGGACCTGGCGCTGGACCGCAGCATGATCCCGCTGGGCTCGTGCACCATGAAGCTGAACGCCGCCAGCGAAATGATCCCGGTCACCTGGGCCGAGTTCGGCAACCTGCACCCGTTCGCCCCGGCCGCGCAGAGCCAGGGCTACCTGCAGATGACCACCGAGCTGGAGGCCATGCTGTGCGCCGCCACCGGCTATGACGCCGTGTCGCTGCAGCCCAACGCCGGCTCCCAAGGCGAGTACGCAGGCCTGCTGGCCATCCGCGCCTACCACCGCAGCCGTGGCGAAAGCCACCGCGACATCTGCCTGATCCCGTCGTCGGCCCACGGCACCAACCCGGCCACCGCACACATGGCCGGCATGCGCGTGGTTGTCACCGCCTGTGACGCCCGCGGCAACGTCGATGTCGAGGACCTGCGCGCCAAGGCCATCGAGCACCGCGAGCGCCTGGCCGCGATCATGATCACCTACCCGTCGACCCACGGTGTGTTCGAGGAAGCGATCGGCGAAATCTGCGCGATCATCCACGACAACGGTGGCCAGGTGTACATCGACGGCGCCAACATGAACGCCATGGTCGGCCTGTGCGCCCCGGGCAAGTTCGGCGGCGACGTGTCCCACCTGAACCTGCACAAGACCTTCTGTATCCCGCACGGTGGCGGCGGCCCGGGCGTTGGCCCGATTGGCGTCAAGTCGCACCTGGCGCCGTTCCTGCCTGGCCACGCGCAACTGGAAAACACCGAAGGTGCGGTGTGCGCCGCACCGTTCGGCAGCGCCAGCATCCTGCCGATCACCTGGATGTACATCCGCATGATGGGCGGTGCCGGCCTCAAGCGTGCCTCGCAAATGGCGATCCTCAACGCCAACTACATCGCCCGCCGCCTGGAAGAGCACTATCCTGTTCTGTATACCGGTGGCAATGGCCTGGTGGCCCACGAATGCATCCTCGACCTGCGCCCGCTGAAAGACACCAGCGGCATCAGCGTCGACGACGTGGCCAAGCGCCTGATCGACTTCGGTTTCCACGCCCCGACCATGTCCTTCCCGGTGGCCGGCACGCTGATGATCGAACCGACCGAAAGCGAGGCCAAGGAAGAGCTGGACCGCTTCTGCGACGCGATGATCCAGATCCGCGAAGAAATCCGTGCGGTGGAGAGCGGTAGCGTGGACAAGGACGACAACCCGCTGAAGAACGCCCCGCACACTGCGGCCGAGCTGGTTGGCGAGTGGGCCCACGGCTACAGCCGCGAGCAGGCGGTCTACCCGCTGCCAAGCCTGGTGGAAAGCAAGTACTGGCCGCCGGTCGGCCGGGTCGACAACGTGTTCGGCGACCGCAACCTGGTGTGCGCCTGCCCGTCGATCGAGAGCTATCAGGACGCCTGATTGCTCTCACGCCCGCTACCTGACTTGAGGTGTGGACCTCTGTGGGAGCGGGCGCGCCCGCGAATGCGATGATGACTTCACCGACGCATTCGCGGGCACGCCCGCTCCCACAGGGTTCACCGTCCGCCTAATTTTCCTGGCTGGAGGAACCACCATGTCACTGAGCGTCTTCGACCTGTTCAAGATCGGCATCGGCCCCTCCAGCTCCCATACGGTCGGCCCGATGCGTGCTGCCGCACGTTTCGCCGAAGGCCTGCGCCGCGACGGCCTGCTGCCCGGCACGGTTAGCGTC
It contains:
- the gcvP gene encoding aminomethyl-transferring glycine dehydrogenase; translated protein: MTIHLGTANEFIARHIGPRAADEQAMLATLGFDSLDAMTAAVIPDSIKGTSVLGSHDGQSEADALAALKAIAGKNQLFKSYIGQGYYNTHTPAPILRNLLENPAWYTAYTPYQPEISQGRLEALLNFQTLISDLTGLPIANASLLDEATAAAEAMTFCKRLSKNKASHAFFASVHCHPQTLDVLRTRAEPLGIEVVVGDERELGDVSAFFGALLQYPASNGEVFDYREVVQRFHAANALVAVAADLLALTLLTPPGEFDADVAIGSAQRFGVPLGFGGPHAAYFATRDAFKRDMPGRLVGVSIDRFGKTALRLAMQTREQHIRREKATSNICTAQVLLANIASMFAVYHGPAGLKRIAERTHALTAILAAGLKTLGVQVVGASAFDTLTLATGTATATLHDKARTQGINLRQIDAAHVGLSLDETSSQADVESLWQLFGDDKAQPDFAALAASTGSLLPAALLRQSAILEHPVFNRYHSETELMRYLRRLADKDLALDRSMIPLGSCTMKLNAASEMIPVTWAEFGNLHPFAPAAQSQGYLQMTTELEAMLCAATGYDAVSLQPNAGSQGEYAGLLAIRAYHRSRGESHRDICLIPSSAHGTNPATAHMAGMRVVVTACDARGNVDVEDLRAKAIEHRERLAAIMITYPSTHGVFEEAIGEICAIIHDNGGQVYIDGANMNAMVGLCAPGKFGGDVSHLNLHKTFCIPHGGGGPGVGPIGVKSHLAPFLPGHAQLENTEGAVCAAPFGSASILPITWMYIRMMGGAGLKRASQMAILNANYIARRLEEHYPVLYTGGNGLVAHECILDLRPLKDTSGISVDDVAKRLIDFGFHAPTMSFPVAGTLMIEPTESEAKEELDRFCDAMIQIREEIRAVESGSVDKDDNPLKNAPHTAAELVGEWAHGYSREQAVYPLPSLVESKYWPPVGRVDNVFGDRNLVCACPSIESYQDA